In Polynucleobacter sp. AP-Ainpum-60-G11, one DNA window encodes the following:
- the hflX gene encoding GTPase HflX, with product MVGVDTGREDFADSMAELSLLADSAGSIPTASVIARKGKTDPALFIGSGKANEVKKVMEEQGAELVIFNHPLSPTQQRNLERHIGFHVMDRTGLILDIFSQRAQSHIGKTQVELAQVRYRMSRLVRAWSHLERQRGGIGVRGGPGETQMELDRRMLATKAKRLETELEKLQRQQRTQRRARNRKDVFSVSLVGYTNAGKSTLFNALTKAGTYAADQLFATLDTTSRKVHLDGVGSIVISDTVGFIRELPHQLVEAFRATLDETIHADLILHVIDACSPVAREQKAEVEAVLREIGADDIPRIEVMNKIDQMPQTFTEGAVLVRDSEGIPSQVFLSARTGLGLDLLRSALAECSQMTDRIRVEQNRAKVQMDPDEFLAPLPERPETSEFNPISNRKYSPNDA from the coding sequence CTGGTAGGAGTCGACACAGGCCGCGAGGACTTTGCGGACAGCATGGCTGAACTCAGCCTTTTAGCGGATAGTGCCGGCTCTATACCAACTGCAAGTGTGATTGCCCGGAAAGGTAAAACCGATCCTGCTTTATTTATTGGTTCGGGCAAGGCAAATGAAGTCAAAAAAGTGATGGAGGAGCAGGGAGCCGAATTGGTCATCTTTAACCATCCACTGTCTCCCACTCAGCAACGCAATCTAGAGCGTCATATTGGCTTTCATGTCATGGACCGTACTGGCCTGATTTTGGATATCTTTAGCCAAAGGGCGCAAAGTCATATTGGTAAAACCCAAGTTGAACTGGCCCAAGTGCGCTATCGCATGTCACGCTTGGTGCGCGCTTGGAGTCACTTGGAGCGTCAACGTGGTGGTATTGGTGTTCGTGGCGGTCCTGGCGAAACCCAGATGGAGCTGGATCGACGGATGCTGGCAACCAAAGCCAAGCGCTTAGAAACTGAGCTCGAGAAGCTCCAGCGCCAGCAAAGAACCCAAAGAAGGGCTCGTAATCGTAAGGATGTCTTTTCCGTATCCTTGGTGGGCTACACCAATGCCGGTAAATCCACGCTATTTAATGCCCTTACAAAAGCGGGGACATATGCGGCAGATCAGCTGTTTGCGACCCTTGACACCACCTCCCGAAAAGTCCATTTAGATGGAGTGGGTTCTATTGTGATCTCCGATACAGTGGGTTTTATCCGGGAATTGCCCCACCAGCTGGTAGAGGCCTTTAGGGCCACCTTGGATGAAACCATCCATGCTGACCTCATTTTGCATGTCATTGATGCCTGCAGCCCAGTTGCAAGGGAGCAAAAGGCCGAAGTAGAGGCGGTTTTAAGGGAAATTGGGGCGGATGACATCCCTCGAATTGAGGTCATGAATAAGATTGATCAGATGCCCCAGACCTTTACAGAAGGGGCAGTTTTGGTCCGAGATTCCGAGGGAATCCCGAGTCAGGTTTTCCTCTCCGCTAGGACGGGCCTAGGCCTTGATTTATTGCGCTCAGCCCTCGCCGAATGCTCTCAAATGACTGATAGAATAAGGGTCGAGCAGAATCGCGCCAAGGTCCAAATGGACCCAGATGAGTTTTTAGCTCCATTACCCGAACGACCAGAGACTTCTGAAT
- the hfq gene encoding RNA chaperone Hfq → MNNSKIQLLQDPFLNALRKEHVPVSIYLVNGIKLQGNIESFDQYVVLLRNTVTQMVYKHAISTIVPARAVEFRTEEVSSV, encoded by the coding sequence ATGAATAACAGCAAAATCCAATTACTACAGGATCCTTTCCTCAATGCTTTGCGCAAAGAGCATGTTCCTGTCTCCATCTATCTCGTCAATGGCATTAAGTTGCAAGGCAATATTGAATCCTTTGATCAATACGTCGTTCTCTTGCGCAACACCGTGACGCAGATGGTTTACAAACACGCCATTTCCACGATTGTTCCTGCTCGTGCAGTGGAGTTCCGTACGGAAGAAGTCAGCTCTGTATAA
- the der gene encoding ribosome biogenesis GTPase Der encodes MNPVITIVGRPNVGKSTLFNRLTRSRDALVADFSGLTRDRHYGKGRIGERAFICVDTGGFEPVAKTGIVAEMAKQTKQAVAESDIIIFLVDGRLGMAPQDRVIADFLRKTGRPVILAVNKTEGMQAGVVTADFHELGLGEPFPISSAHGDGVRGLIDDALDSLGIPEPEPEELENDPNRPMKIAVVGRPNVGKSTLINKLIGEERVIAFDMPGTTRDAIEVPFERNGKPYILIDTAGLRRRGKVFEAIEKFSVVKTLQAIADCNVVILMLDAQQDISEQDAHIAGFIVEAGRALVVAVNKWDGLDAYVKERARLEIAQKLRFLDFANVHPISAKKGTGLKELFKDVDLAYAAAMAKLPTPKLTRILQEAIEHQQPKRVGMGRPKLRYAHQGGMNPPIVVIHGTSLSGVTDSYKRYLEGRFREVFKLRGTPLRIQMNTAKNPYVDADKGKKGKRK; translated from the coding sequence ATGAATCCAGTCATCACCATTGTCGGCCGTCCAAACGTTGGTAAATCGACGCTTTTTAACCGTCTAACACGTTCACGTGATGCTTTGGTAGCTGACTTCTCGGGACTAACTCGAGATCGTCACTACGGTAAAGGCCGCATTGGCGAACGTGCATTTATTTGCGTTGACACCGGTGGTTTTGAGCCAGTTGCCAAGACCGGCATCGTTGCCGAGATGGCCAAACAAACGAAACAAGCGGTTGCTGAATCCGACATCATTATTTTTTTGGTAGATGGTCGTTTAGGTATGGCGCCACAAGACCGCGTCATTGCGGATTTCTTGCGCAAGACCGGTAGACCAGTCATCCTAGCAGTCAACAAGACTGAAGGCATGCAAGCAGGTGTAGTTACTGCAGACTTTCATGAGTTAGGTCTGGGCGAACCATTCCCAATTTCATCAGCACATGGTGATGGCGTACGCGGTTTAATCGATGATGCTTTGGATTCATTAGGCATTCCAGAGCCAGAACCAGAAGAATTGGAAAACGACCCCAATCGCCCAATGAAAATTGCAGTGGTGGGTCGGCCTAACGTCGGTAAATCTACCTTGATCAATAAGTTGATCGGTGAAGAGCGTGTGATTGCATTTGACATGCCAGGTACCACGCGGGATGCAATTGAAGTTCCGTTTGAACGTAATGGCAAGCCTTACATCTTGATCGATACTGCAGGTCTGCGTCGCCGTGGAAAAGTCTTTGAAGCGATTGAGAAGTTCTCAGTCGTTAAAACATTACAAGCTATTGCGGATTGCAATGTGGTGATTTTGATGCTCGATGCACAGCAAGATATCTCTGAGCAAGATGCGCATATCGCAGGCTTTATTGTGGAAGCAGGACGTGCTCTAGTAGTTGCTGTGAATAAGTGGGATGGGTTAGATGCTTACGTTAAAGAGCGTGCGCGTTTAGAGATTGCCCAAAAATTGCGCTTCCTCGATTTTGCAAACGTGCATCCAATTTCTGCGAAAAAAGGCACTGGCTTAAAAGAACTATTTAAAGATGTTGATTTGGCCTACGCTGCAGCGATGGCGAAATTGCCAACACCAAAACTCACCCGTATTTTGCAAGAGGCAATTGAGCATCAGCAGCCTAAGCGTGTGGGTATGGGCCGTCCAAAATTACGCTATGCGCACCAAGGCGGTATGAACCCGCCAATTGTGGTGATTCATGGAACATCCTTGAGTGGTGTCACTGATAGTTATAAGCGCTATCTTGAAGGCCGCTTTAGAGAAGTCTTCAAGTTACGCGGTACCCCATTGCGTATTCAGATGAATACCGCTAAAAACCCATACGTTGATGCGGACAAGGGCAAAAAAGGTAAGCGCAAGTAA
- the bamB gene encoding outer membrane protein assembly factor BamB, which yields MMDCKRVVKLASTTLVLGSVVLALAACSGSSRVRKPAELVPVSNQFDLAPVWSTSVGSSEPFNFHPAVAGDAVYAASHRGNLVKIDLMTGNKLWEVSVPDRLSIGPGSDGRTTAVVTTKGTVYAYDDAGKPIWNMSVGSEVLSEPVVAGGVVIIRTLDNRFVGLDAQTGVRKWTYQRQQSALSLRVGYGMLAIGNEVIVTGFAGGRFGMIAIANGGLVWETPVSFPKGFSEIERLNDVTAKPSMDGEIICAVSYQGRVGCGQARTGNLLWFKDYSSYTGTAQSPDLVFSSNEKSYVTAFAVKDGSQVWENTQLTFRDVGEPMAVGRVLLVGDAQGYVHALSQANGEMLARIRHDSSPITAAPIAVNGLILVQSQGGKLAAYSPK from the coding sequence ATGATGGATTGCAAACGTGTAGTAAAGCTAGCGAGCACGACACTCGTATTAGGCTCCGTTGTACTGGCCTTGGCAGCTTGTTCTGGCAGCTCACGTGTTCGCAAGCCTGCTGAGCTCGTACCGGTAAGTAATCAATTTGATTTGGCTCCGGTATGGTCAACTAGTGTTGGTTCATCTGAGCCGTTTAACTTTCATCCTGCAGTAGCTGGGGATGCTGTTTATGCCGCATCTCATCGCGGTAACTTGGTCAAGATTGATTTGATGACTGGCAATAAGCTTTGGGAAGTCTCCGTGCCAGATCGTCTTTCGATTGGTCCTGGATCGGATGGACGTACTACAGCAGTCGTAACCACTAAAGGCACTGTCTATGCTTATGACGATGCTGGTAAACCTATCTGGAATATGAGTGTTGGTAGCGAAGTTTTATCAGAGCCAGTAGTGGCTGGTGGAGTAGTCATCATCCGCACATTAGATAATCGCTTCGTTGGTCTTGATGCTCAAACCGGCGTGCGTAAATGGACCTATCAACGTCAACAATCTGCCTTGTCTTTGCGAGTAGGCTACGGAATGTTGGCGATTGGTAATGAGGTGATCGTGACTGGTTTTGCGGGTGGTCGCTTCGGCATGATTGCGATTGCCAATGGTGGTCTAGTTTGGGAGACCCCGGTTTCATTTCCAAAGGGTTTCTCTGAAATCGAGCGCCTGAATGATGTCACTGCGAAGCCAAGTATGGACGGTGAAATTATTTGTGCTGTTTCGTATCAAGGCCGCGTTGGTTGCGGTCAAGCGCGTACTGGTAATTTATTGTGGTTCAAGGATTACTCAAGCTACACCGGTACGGCACAAAGCCCTGACTTGGTTTTCTCATCCAACGAAAAGTCTTATGTCACTGCATTTGCGGTCAAAGACGGTTCACAAGTTTGGGAAAACACCCAACTGACATTTAGAGATGTGGGTGAACCGATGGCAGTTGGTAGAGTATTACTCGTAGGTGATGCACAAGGTTATGTGCATGCACTTTCACAAGCGAATGGTGAAATGCTGGCACGCATTCGTCATGACAGCAGTCCAATCACAGCCGCACCGATTGCGGTGAATGGCCTCATCTTGGTTCAATCTCAAGGTGGAAAACTAGCGGCGTACAGTCCAAAATGA
- a CDS encoding tetratricopeptide repeat protein yields the protein MPLDLEEQEQLDQLKAFWQKYRNLITGVLTVVLFAYAGYSGYQWWRTSQASAASQLYETMVAAINKGDKDQTLRAADDLQKQFSSTPYAAMSSLVAAKIASDAGDAAKAMEYLRWATKNSSDQGYLALAKLRLAAQLIEQGSEKDFAEADAILKDKPVSGFEALWLERRGDWYLAQKNMDDARKSYEAAWKQLNDVKEFPEEARRLLKVKLDAVGGVAQ from the coding sequence ATGCCTTTAGACCTAGAAGAACAAGAACAATTAGATCAACTTAAAGCATTTTGGCAAAAGTATCGCAACCTCATTACTGGTGTGTTGACGGTGGTTTTATTTGCCTATGCTGGCTATAGCGGTTACCAATGGTGGCGCACTAGTCAAGCGTCTGCTGCTTCACAGTTATATGAGACGATGGTCGCGGCAATTAATAAAGGCGATAAAGATCAAACTTTGCGCGCGGCCGATGATTTGCAAAAACAGTTTTCAAGTACGCCTTACGCAGCAATGTCTAGCTTAGTTGCTGCAAAGATTGCTTCTGATGCAGGTGACGCAGCAAAGGCAATGGAGTATTTACGTTGGGCCACTAAGAATTCGTCTGATCAAGGTTATCTAGCATTAGCAAAATTACGTTTAGCAGCGCAATTAATAGAGCAGGGCTCTGAGAAAGATTTTGCCGAAGCCGATGCCATCCTGAAAGATAAACCTGTTTCTGGATTTGAGGCTTTATGGTTAGAGCGTCGCGGCGATTGGTATTTGGCTCAAAAGAATATGGATGATGCGCGCAAGAGTTATGAGGCGGCATGGAAACAGTTAAATGATGTCAAAGAATTCCCTGAAGAGGCGCGTCGTCTCTTAAAGGTTAAATTGGATGCCGTCGGAGGAGTAGCTCAGTGA
- the hisS gene encoding histidine--tRNA ligase, whose amino-acid sequence MTDQANPAKTQKIQKINGVRGMNDLLPADAAQWTHLEHVLRDLTRAYGYEFLRTPIVEATAVFQRGIGEVTDIVEKEMYSFEDRLNGEQLTLRPEGTAAIVRSVVENNLLYEGPKRLWYTGPMFRHERPQRGRYRQFHQFGIEAMGFAGPDIDAEIILMGQRLWDELGLKGVRLEINSLGQAPERAEHRAALVTYFEKNQAQLDEDSQRRLLTNPLRILDSKNPAMQDLIEGAPKLLDFLGEESLKHFEAVQALLKANNIPCKINPRLVRGLDYYNLTVFEWITEELGTQGTIAGGGRYDPLIERMGGKATPACGWAMGMERVLELMKVSGTLPEPQAQCDAFVIHQGGETLTAAMIIAERLRNAGIDVILFCPPDGQTASFKSQMKKADASGAAYAVIIGPDELAKDEAQLKDLRSSGEQKAVALDSVVEAVIDAIVGATE is encoded by the coding sequence ATGACTGACCAGGCTAACCCAGCTAAAACACAAAAGATTCAAAAGATTAATGGCGTTCGCGGCATGAACGATCTCTTGCCAGCAGATGCTGCTCAGTGGACGCATTTAGAGCATGTCTTACGTGATCTCACGCGTGCTTATGGTTATGAGTTTTTGAGAACCCCGATTGTTGAAGCAACTGCTGTATTTCAGCGTGGTATTGGCGAAGTAACCGATATTGTTGAAAAGGAGATGTATTCCTTTGAAGATCGCCTCAATGGTGAACAACTCACATTACGTCCAGAAGGTACTGCCGCTATCGTTCGTTCCGTGGTGGAGAATAATTTGCTCTACGAAGGACCTAAGCGTCTTTGGTACACCGGTCCCATGTTCCGCCATGAGCGTCCACAACGTGGTCGCTATCGCCAGTTCCATCAATTTGGTATTGAAGCAATGGGCTTTGCTGGTCCGGATATTGATGCTGAAATCATTTTGATGGGTCAACGTCTGTGGGATGAGCTTGGACTCAAGGGTGTGCGTCTAGAGATTAATTCTCTAGGACAGGCTCCTGAACGTGCAGAGCATCGCGCAGCCTTGGTAACCTACTTTGAGAAAAACCAAGCGCAACTCGATGAAGATTCACAGCGTCGTTTGCTGACCAATCCATTACGCATCTTGGATTCAAAAAATCCGGCAATGCAAGATTTAATTGAAGGCGCGCCGAAGTTATTGGATTTCTTGGGCGAAGAGTCGCTCAAACATTTTGAGGCGGTTCAAGCTTTATTGAAGGCGAATAACATCCCTTGCAAAATCAACCCCCGTTTAGTGCGTGGTTTGGATTATTACAACTTGACTGTTTTTGAGTGGATTACCGAAGAGTTGGGTACTCAAGGCACGATTGCTGGTGGTGGTCGTTATGACCCCTTAATTGAGCGCATGGGTGGTAAAGCTACTCCAGCCTGTGGTTGGGCCATGGGGATGGAACGTGTTTTGGAGCTCATGAAGGTTTCGGGAACATTGCCTGAGCCGCAAGCCCAGTGCGACGCCTTCGTCATTCATCAGGGCGGTGAGACTTTGACTGCTGCCATGATTATTGCTGAGCGTCTACGTAATGCTGGTATTGATGTCATCTTGTTTTGTCCTCCAGACGGTCAAACTGCCAGCTTTAAGTCTCAAATGAAGAAGGCAGATGCCAGTGGGGCGGCCTATGCCGTCATTATTGGTCCTGATGAGTTGGCGAAGGATGAGGCCCAGTTGAAGGATTTGCGTAGTAGCGGCGAACAGAAGGCGGTAGCGCTAGATAGCGTTGTAGAAGCGGTAATTGATGCCATTGTTGGCGCCACCGAATAG
- the ispG gene encoding flavodoxin-dependent (E)-4-hydroxy-3-methylbut-2-enyl-diphosphate synthase yields MSNSSNNLPKLPLGPSPKRATRQATVAWKSNIITIGGDAPVRVQSMTNTDTADAVGTAIQVKELARAGSEMVRITVDTPASAEAVPYIREQLDKMDVLVPLIGDFHYNGHTLLNNYPECAKALSKYRINPGNVGKGAKRDPQFAQMIEAACKYDKPIRIGVNWGSLDQDLLAGIMDHNAALPVPKTAQEVMIEALIQSALQSAEKAVEFGMNPNQIILSCKVSNVQDLVAVYRDLSRRSDYPLHLGLTEAGMGSKGIVSSTAAMGILLQEGIGDTIRVSLTPDPGAPRENEIIVAQEILQTMGLRNFTPMVIACPGCGRTTSTTFQELAANIQSYLRQQMPVWKKTHPGVEAMNVAVMGCIVNGPGESKHANIGISLPGTGETPAAPVFVDGVKVKTLRGDNIAQEFQVIVDEYVNQNYAPK; encoded by the coding sequence ATGAGTAATTCATCTAACAATCTCCCCAAGTTGCCTTTAGGTCCATCGCCAAAGAGGGCGACGCGCCAAGCTACGGTTGCCTGGAAATCCAACATCATTACGATTGGTGGTGACGCCCCTGTGCGTGTGCAATCGATGACCAATACTGATACTGCAGATGCAGTCGGTACCGCGATACAGGTTAAAGAATTAGCTCGTGCTGGCTCAGAGATGGTGCGCATTACGGTAGACACACCAGCTTCAGCAGAAGCGGTGCCTTATATTCGTGAGCAGTTAGACAAGATGGATGTATTGGTGCCATTGATTGGCGACTTCCATTACAACGGCCATACCTTGTTGAATAACTACCCGGAGTGTGCCAAGGCTTTATCGAAGTACCGCATTAATCCCGGTAACGTGGGTAAGGGCGCTAAGCGTGATCCGCAATTTGCACAAATGATTGAAGCCGCTTGTAAATATGACAAGCCCATTCGGATTGGCGTGAACTGGGGCAGCTTAGATCAAGACCTGCTCGCTGGCATCATGGATCACAATGCGGCATTGCCAGTCCCCAAGACTGCACAAGAGGTCATGATCGAGGCATTGATTCAGTCAGCATTGCAGTCTGCAGAAAAAGCCGTCGAGTTTGGCATGAACCCCAATCAAATTATTTTGTCTTGTAAGGTTAGTAATGTGCAGGATTTAGTCGCGGTGTATCGCGATCTTTCTCGTCGTTCCGATTACCCATTGCATCTCGGCCTCACCGAAGCAGGCATGGGAAGTAAAGGTATTGTGTCTTCAACAGCCGCAATGGGCATCTTGTTGCAAGAAGGTATTGGCGACACCATTCGGGTTTCCTTAACGCCGGATCCTGGTGCGCCACGTGAGAATGAAATCATTGTTGCCCAAGAAATTTTACAAACGATGGGATTGCGTAATTTCACACCCATGGTGATTGCGTGTCCTGGTTGCGGTAGAACGACCAGCACAACCTTCCAAGAGTTGGCTGCCAATATTCAGTCTTATCTGCGTCAACAAATGCCAGTATGGAAAAAAACCCATCCAGGTGTTGAAGCAATGAATGTTGCCGTGATGGGTTGCATTGTGAACGGCCCTGGCGAAAGTAAGCACGCTAATATTGGCATCTCTTTACCCGGAACCGGAGAGACTCCTGCAGCCCCTGTATTTGTTGATGGCGTAAAAGTCAAAACCTTACGCGGTGACAATATTGCTCAAGAGTTTCAGGTGATTGTGGACGAGTACGTGAATCAGAATTACGCCCCGAAATAA
- the rlmN gene encoding 23S rRNA (adenine(2503)-C(2))-methyltransferase RlmN: MAAYVAGLNEKPFRAKQLMQWIHQRGVSDINDMSDLAKSFRATLLDKAQVLSLPVIKDEHAADGTRKWLLDVGAGNAVESVFIPEDDRGTLCISSQAGCAVNCRFCSTGHQGFSRNLTAGEIIGQLWFAEHLLRTDPNAVRRIEKYPTPGWEHTGRVISNVVLMGMGEPLLNYDNVVTALRLMLDDRAYGLSRRRVTVSTSGVVPMIDRLAQDCPVALAVSLHAPNDKLRDQLVPLNQKYPLRELLAACERYLPFAPRDFLTFEYCMLDGVNDSDVQAKELVRLLANIKCKINLIPFNPFPESGLKRSTAQRVHAFASILLDAGMVATVRKTRGDDIAAACGQLAGDVVDRTRVRERAVHDQQINLDQDDNVDSLDEEEEQEYQSEHSVQWLKRLDD; this comes from the coding sequence ATGGCAGCGTATGTCGCGGGGTTGAATGAAAAGCCCTTTAGGGCAAAGCAACTCATGCAGTGGATACACCAACGCGGTGTATCTGATATTAACGACATGAGTGACTTAGCAAAAAGCTTTAGAGCAACCCTGCTCGATAAAGCGCAAGTCCTTTCTCTCCCAGTCATTAAAGATGAGCATGCAGCAGACGGTACCCGTAAGTGGTTGCTGGATGTTGGCGCTGGTAATGCCGTGGAGTCTGTATTTATTCCCGAAGATGATCGCGGCACCTTATGTATTTCATCTCAAGCGGGTTGTGCAGTCAATTGCCGTTTTTGCTCAACAGGGCACCAAGGCTTCTCGCGCAATCTCACTGCCGGTGAAATCATTGGCCAACTCTGGTTTGCAGAACACTTGCTGCGCACTGATCCAAATGCAGTTCGCCGTATCGAGAAATACCCAACACCAGGTTGGGAGCACACCGGTCGTGTGATCTCGAATGTGGTCTTGATGGGTATGGGCGAGCCCTTGCTCAACTATGACAACGTTGTCACTGCTTTGCGTTTAATGCTTGATGACAGAGCCTATGGTTTGTCACGTCGTCGCGTCACTGTATCGACTTCAGGTGTTGTGCCGATGATTGATCGCTTGGCACAAGATTGCCCAGTGGCATTAGCGGTGTCATTGCATGCACCTAATGACAAACTGCGTGATCAACTGGTTCCGCTGAATCAAAAATATCCTTTAAGAGAATTGCTTGCTGCGTGCGAACGCTATTTGCCGTTTGCCCCTCGGGATTTCTTAACCTTTGAATACTGCATGCTCGATGGTGTGAATGACTCTGATGTTCAGGCAAAAGAGTTGGTGCGCCTATTAGCGAACATCAAGTGCAAGATCAACCTCATTCCATTCAATCCATTCCCGGAGTCTGGATTGAAGCGCTCAACAGCGCAACGTGTCCATGCCTTTGCCAGCATTTTGTTAGACGCTGGCATGGTGGCAACTGTTCGCAAAACCCGCGGTGATGATATTGCTGCAGCCTGTGGTCAGCTAGCAGGTGATGTGGTTGATCGCACCCGAGTGCGAGAGCGTGCCGTGCATGACCAGCAGATCAATCTTGATCAAGATGATAATGTTGACAGTCTTGATGAAGAAGAAGAGCAAGAGTATCAGTCTGAGCACTCAGTGCAATGGCTCAAAAGATTAGACGACTGA
- the ndk gene encoding nucleoside-diphosphate kinase, with protein MAIERTLSIIKPDAVAKNVIGKIYDRFESAGLKIVASRMAHLSQAEAEQFYAVHAARPFFKDLVSFMISGPVMIQVLEGEGAIAKNRDLMGATDPKKADKGTIRADFADSIDANAVHGSDAPETAAVEVAFFFAGMNVFNR; from the coding sequence ATGGCTATTGAACGCACCCTTTCTATTATCAAACCTGATGCTGTAGCAAAAAACGTGATCGGTAAGATCTACGACCGTTTCGAATCTGCTGGTTTGAAGATTGTTGCGTCCAGAATGGCGCATTTGTCACAAGCTGAAGCTGAGCAGTTCTACGCTGTGCATGCTGCCCGTCCTTTCTTTAAAGACTTGGTGAGCTTTATGATTTCTGGTCCTGTAATGATTCAGGTATTGGAAGGCGAAGGCGCAATTGCTAAGAATCGTGACTTGATGGGTGCTACTGATCCTAAGAAGGCAGACAAAGGTACTATCCGCGCTGATTTTGCAGATAGCATCGATGCCAACGCTGTTCACGGCTCTGACGCTCCTGAAACTGCTGCTGTCGAAGTTGCATTCTTCTTCGCTGGCATGAACGTTTTCAATCGTTAA
- a CDS encoding Bax inhibitor-1 family protein → MSDLNSYGFGQTSSISTPQIRNRVLRNTYALLALSMVPTVIGAWLGVAFGLNFMASNPFMGFIVFMAIAFGFFWAIEKNKDTGAGVLLLLGFTFFMGIMMSGLVGYTLNSYSNGATLIMLAFGGTGAIFAVMATIATVSKSDFSGMGKWLMVGVLLLIVASLANIWLQLPALMLTVMVLAIAIFSAFILVDVQRIINGGETNYIMATLAIYLDVYNVFTNLLALLGIVGGNRD, encoded by the coding sequence ATGAGTGATCTCAACTCTTACGGCTTTGGGCAAACCAGCTCGATTAGCACCCCACAAATACGCAACCGCGTATTACGCAATACTTACGCCCTTTTGGCGCTCTCAATGGTCCCTACTGTCATTGGCGCATGGCTAGGCGTTGCTTTTGGGCTGAACTTTATGGCGAGCAACCCTTTTATGGGTTTCATCGTCTTTATGGCAATTGCTTTTGGATTCTTCTGGGCGATTGAGAAAAACAAGGACACCGGTGCTGGTGTTCTGCTCTTGCTAGGCTTCACCTTCTTTATGGGCATCATGATGTCCGGCTTGGTGGGTTACACACTCAACAGCTATAGCAATGGTGCTACCTTGATCATGCTGGCTTTTGGCGGCACAGGCGCTATTTTTGCTGTGATGGCAACAATTGCTACTGTAAGCAAGAGCGATTTCTCAGGCATGGGTAAATGGTTGATGGTCGGAGTACTCCTCTTGATCGTGGCTTCATTGGCCAATATCTGGTTGCAGTTGCCCGCCTTGATGTTGACTGTAATGGTTTTGGCAATCGCCATCTTCTCAGCCTTCATCTTGGTTGATGTCCAGCGCATCATCAATGGCGGTGAGACCAACTACATCATGGCTACATTGGCTATCTACTTGGACGTCTACAACGTCTTCACCAACTTGCTCGCACTCTTGGGCATTGTAGGTGGCAATAGAGACTAA